The following DNA comes from Buttiauxella agrestis.
TGGCTTATGCCAAAGTGTTTGTCACCTTCCTGAACGATAAAGACGAACAGGCTGTAAAAGAAGGCATCAAAGTTCTGCAAGATGCTTCTGGTTACATTCGTTCTTTGCTGGGCAAAGCAATGCGCCTGCGCATCGTGCCTGAACTGACTTTCTTCTACGATAACTCGTTAGTTGAAGGCATGCGCATGTCGAATCTGGTTTCAAACGTCATCAGAAATGATGATGAGCGCCGTGTAAACGATACGGATGACAGCAAGGAGGATTAATGAGTCGTCCTCGTCGTCGTGGTCGTGATATACACGGAGTGCTGTTGTTAGATAAACCTCAGGGCTTATCTTCCAACGATGCGTTGCAGAAAGTTAAGCGTATTTATAACGCTAACCGTGCCGGTCATACCGGAGCGCTTGACCCGCTTGCAACCGGAATGCTGCCGATTTGCCTCGGTGAAGCGACAAAATTCTCGCGCTATCTGCTGGACTCCGATAAGCGTTACCGTGTTATTGCCCGCCTTGGGCAGCGCACTGATACTTCTGATGCTGATGGCACAGTCGTTCAGGAGCGTCCGGTAGCCTTTACTGAGCAAGAGCTGGCGCAAGCGTTAGAAAGCTTTCGTGGTGAAACACAGCAAATTCCGTCGATGTACTCCGCACTGAAATATCAAGGCAAGCCACTTTATGAGTATGCGCGTCAGGGTATCGAAGTGCCGCGTGAAGCGCGGTCTATCACGGTTTACGAACTTCTGTTTATTCGCCATGAAGGCAATGAACTTGAGTTGGAAATCCACTGTTCTAAGGGAACGTACATCCGGACCATCACTGATGATTTAGGTGAAAAACTCGGTTGTGGTGCCCATGTGACTTTCCTGCGTCGCCTTGCAGTAAGCAAGTATCCTGTTGAACGCATGGTAACGCTTGAGCAATTGCATGAATTGGTTGAGCAAGCACAAACGCAAGAAATTGAGCCATCAGTGCTCTTAGACCCGCTATTGATGCCAATGGACAGCCCTGCGTCGGATTTCCCAATCGTGAATTTATTACCTGCTGTTGCGGGTTACTTCAAGAATGGGCAGCCGGTGCAAGTTTCGGGTAGCCCAGCAGAAGGGCTAGTCCGCGTCACCGAAGGTGATGAAGGCAAATTTATCGGCATGGCCGAAATAGACGATGATGGACGCGTTGCGCCTCGTCGTCTGGTCGTTGAGTATCCGCTCTGACACCTGGAGTTGCCTTGCGATAAGAGGTGGCTACAGGTAAAATGGTGCGGCTTAACTTTCATACCTTTGTTTAACATTGTTGTGAAAGTGCACTGGAGTTGCTGAATTAGAGATCGGCACTCTATCTTTTTATCTATAATTTTGGAGTTTAAAATGTCTCTAAGCGTTGAAGCTAAAGCTAAGATCGTTTCTGAGTTTGGTCGTGGTACTAACGACAGCGGTTCTACCGAAGTTCAGGTTGCACTGCTGACTGCACAGATTAACCACCTGCAAGGTCACTTTGCAGAGCACAAAAAAGATCACCACAGCCGTCGTGGTCTGCTGCGTATGGTTTCTCAGCGTCGTAAACTGCTCGACTACCTGAAGCGTAAAGATGTAGCACGTTACACCAGCCTGATCGAGCGTCTGGGTCTGCGTCGCTAAGTCTTGCGAGTTTCAGAAAAAGGGGCCTTTTAAGGCCCCTTTTTTCAACCATATGGCAGCAATTCTATGGAAACTAATGTATTGTTGCAGGGTGTGATCTTTGTTGCAGAGGTTCGCGCGGCTAATGAGAGGCTTTATCCGCATGGGCGGGTCAGGGTTGTCATTAGTCGCGAGGATGCGATAAAGGTCGGGTTAAACGGAGCAAGTGCAATCACCTGCTACCAAAGATTATTAAGGATATTATTTTGCTAACTCCGATTGTCCGTAAATTTCAATACGGTCAGCATACGGTCACAATAGAGACCGGTATGATGGCTCGCCAGGCTACCGCAGCAGTAATGGTAAGCATGGACGACACAGCTGTATTCGTGACCGTAGTCGGTCAGAAAAAAGCGAAAGCAGGTCAAGACTTCTTCCCACTGACTGTTAACTACCAGGAGCGTACTTACGCTGCTGGTCGTATCCCAGGCAGCTTCTTCCGTCGTGAAGGCCGTCCAAGCGAAGGCGAAACACTGATTGCGCGTCTTATTGACCGCCCAGTGCGTCCGCTGTTCCCGGAAGGCTTCGTGAACGAAGTTCAGGTTATCGCCACTGTTGTTTCTGTGAACCCACAAGTTCACCCGGACATCGTTGCAATGATCGGTGCTTCTGCTGCTCTGAGCCTGTCTGGTATTCCATTCAATGGTCCAATTGGTTCTGCTCGCGTGGGCTACATCAATGACCAGTACGTGCTGAACCCAACGGCTGACGAACTGAAAACCAGTAAGCTGGATCTGGTTGTTGCCGGTACCGAAGGTGCTGTGCTGATGGTTGAATCCGAAGCTGAACTGCTGAGCGAAGACCAGATGCTGGGCGCGGTAGTATTTGGCCACGAACAACAGCAAGTTGTTATCCAGAACATCAACTCTCTGGTTGCTGAAGCTGGCAAACCACGTTGGGACTGGCAGCCAGAAGCTGTTAATGAAGCGCTGAATGCGCGCGTTGCTGCACTTGCTGAATCCCGTCTGAGCGATGCTTACCGCATTACTGATAAACAAGAGCGCTATGCTCAAGTCGACATCATCAAATCTGACGTTATCGCTGCACTGTCAGCTGAAGACGATTCAATTGATGCTGGCGAAGTCAGCGACATTCTGCACGCTATCGAGAAAAATGTTGTTCGTAGCCGTATTCTGGCTGGTGAACTGCGTATCGATGGCCGCGAAAAAGACATGATCCGTGGTCTGGATGTGCGTACTGGCGTTCTGCCACGTACTCACGGTTCTGCACTGTTCACCCGTGGTGAAACTCAGGCGCTGGTTACAGCAACTCTGGGTACTGCTCGTGATGCACAGAACCTGGATGAGTTGATGGGCGAACGTACCGACAACTTCCTGTTCCACTACAACTTCCCTCCGTACTCTGTAGGCGAAACCGGCATGGTCGGTTCACCGAAGCGTCGTGAGATTGGTCATGGTCGTCTGGCTAAGCGTGGCGTACTGGCTGTTATGCCAGAAGCTGACCGCTTCCCATATACCGTACGTGTAGTGTCTGAAATCACTGAATCTAACGGTTCTTCTTCTATGGCTTCCGTATGTGGTGCTTCTCTGGCACTGATGGATGCAGGCGTGCCAATCAAAGCCGCTGTAGCCGGTATTGCGATGGGTCTGGTCAAAGAAGGCGAAAACTTTGTTGTTCTGTCTGACATTCTGGGTGACGAAGATCACTTGGGCGACATGGACTTTAAAGTTGCTGGTAGCCGTGAAGGTATCTCTGCACTGCAGATGGATATCAAAATTGAAGGTATCACCCGCGAAATCATGCAGGTGGCTCTGAACCAGGCTAAAGGTGCGCGTCTGCATATCCTTGGCGTGATGGAACAAGCTATTAATGCACCACGTGGTGACATCTCTGAGTTCGCTCCACGTATTCACACTATCAAAATCAACCCAGACAAGATCAAAGACGTGATCGGTAAGGGTGGTTCTGTGATTCGTGCGCTGACCGAAGAAACCGGTACTACCATTGAAATCGAAG
Coding sequences within:
- the pnp gene encoding polyribonucleotide nucleotidyltransferase; protein product: MLTPIVRKFQYGQHTVTIETGMMARQATAAVMVSMDDTAVFVTVVGQKKAKAGQDFFPLTVNYQERTYAAGRIPGSFFRREGRPSEGETLIARLIDRPVRPLFPEGFVNEVQVIATVVSVNPQVHPDIVAMIGASAALSLSGIPFNGPIGSARVGYINDQYVLNPTADELKTSKLDLVVAGTEGAVLMVESEAELLSEDQMLGAVVFGHEQQQVVIQNINSLVAEAGKPRWDWQPEAVNEALNARVAALAESRLSDAYRITDKQERYAQVDIIKSDVIAALSAEDDSIDAGEVSDILHAIEKNVVRSRILAGELRIDGREKDMIRGLDVRTGVLPRTHGSALFTRGETQALVTATLGTARDAQNLDELMGERTDNFLFHYNFPPYSVGETGMVGSPKRREIGHGRLAKRGVLAVMPEADRFPYTVRVVSEITESNGSSSMASVCGASLALMDAGVPIKAAVAGIAMGLVKEGENFVVLSDILGDEDHLGDMDFKVAGSREGISALQMDIKIEGITREIMQVALNQAKGARLHILGVMEQAINAPRGDISEFAPRIHTIKINPDKIKDVIGKGGSVIRALTEETGTTIEIEDDGTVKIAATDGDKAKFAIRRIEEITAEIEVGRIYQGKVTRIVDFGAFVAIGGGKEGLVHISQIADKRVEKVTDYLQMGQEVPVKVLEVDRQGRVRLSIKEATEQSPAESAAPAAPEAE
- the rpsO gene encoding 30S ribosomal protein S15, which encodes MSLSVEAKAKIVSEFGRGTNDSGSTEVQVALLTAQINHLQGHFAEHKKDHHSRRGLLRMVSQRRKLLDYLKRKDVARYTSLIERLGLRR
- the truB gene encoding tRNA pseudouridine(55) synthase TruB, whose amino-acid sequence is MSRPRRRGRDIHGVLLLDKPQGLSSNDALQKVKRIYNANRAGHTGALDPLATGMLPICLGEATKFSRYLLDSDKRYRVIARLGQRTDTSDADGTVVQERPVAFTEQELAQALESFRGETQQIPSMYSALKYQGKPLYEYARQGIEVPREARSITVYELLFIRHEGNELELEIHCSKGTYIRTITDDLGEKLGCGAHVTFLRRLAVSKYPVERMVTLEQLHELVEQAQTQEIEPSVLLDPLLMPMDSPASDFPIVNLLPAVAGYFKNGQPVQVSGSPAEGLVRVTEGDEGKFIGMAEIDDDGRVAPRRLVVEYPL
- the rbfA gene encoding 30S ribosome-binding factor RbfA, translating into MAKEFGRPQRVSQELQKEIAIILQREIKDPRLGMMTTVSGVEVSRDLAYAKVFVTFLNDKDEQAVKEGIKVLQDASGYIRSLLGKAMRLRIVPELTFFYDNSLVEGMRMSNLVSNVIRNDDERRVNDTDDSKED